The following proteins are co-located in the Scomber scombrus chromosome 2, fScoSco1.1, whole genome shotgun sequence genome:
- the brat1 gene encoding BRCA1-associated ATM activator 1, whose protein sequence is MDQECVSLLPRVCEVLADSSKSLPDDTSLEKLLDWFTEAGRSLLETCPCLLDFVSTVVNNTDSDPSVISFTLRLSGLLTATEDGFKKLQERSVLDLVFNFQRWQEAGLWEDPCIRIGWIQGLRGTLQHPKALSFFVQSDFIKPLLQLQTDSSLFVASAANHMLAHILLFFQPVSPAGSNGIHKKDQYAERTNAKYTAVVVAISEYLKESLVPKEKTQLHQSLQILKLLALLLAQARPPLRDTLLRTVADSLQELVTAGYSQLTLPLMDVILAANSSSGPDECVARLLSSMLNANKPADLIHAAAAYLRRGRLDAVHTAQAARILLLPIDIITGQTLLGTDTKAADEHRVLMVEQLKNKTSCVSMICVCLTNTPHITLVPPDVLLTCHPAFVVLAVLSLLRICSGDSSSSPTGCREVYRNVIGSGKVQKCALEALTALSSSPGAKDKMNEVFTLLIQYLDNPDSDPTVIHKSYKALIKWLSVCTDVSSITDQLRQDLIRVVQKRVCDMRWEVRDSTVEFLGQLAGVQVFLKSAEEEACRASEALLGGCSTTPLLREALQDPESYVRASATSALAQTLAHSWQQGAALTQEETEIVNRLLEILSEDTEGFARRAVVQYFIAWFSSRSSHKHPSSSLLMNSVHSVISKGSVDLDWEVKVHTLQLAELLLDETFSGHQGYKKGSDTDPASLHPYGVVSDQAYTLHTHNLQRTNMEGSDSAGALSNLVEQGVFSALLSGLVDCDRPVGLKACRLLITVRETVCPLPLDATAAMATVTCELPGWGWGQEIRNILGRKKNNQTKEADIVVDSGEDGEVGEVGASERGDGLCVSVCDALRCLQLDETLDVLTQSSDHVHNSLLSLLQDILTSNAAHTHSDKEQGEEVIVDCY, encoded by the exons ATGGACCaggagtgtgtgtctctgctgccccgtgtgtgtgaggtgttggCGGACTCCAGCAAGTCTCTGCCCGATGACACCAGCCTGGAGAAGCTGCTGGACTGGTTCACTGAGGCTG GAAGATCTTTGCTGGAGACCTGCCCATGTCTGCTTGACTTCGTGTCTACTGTGGTCAACAACACAGATTCAGACCCCAGTGTCATCTCCTTCACTCTCAGACTCTCCGGTTTACTGACTGCCACTGAGGACGGCTTCAAAAAGCTTCAG GAACGCTCAGTTCTGGATCTGGTCTTCAACTTTCAGCGCTGGCAGGAAGCAGGGCTCTGGGAGGATCCTTGTATACGGATCGGCTGGATCCAGGGTTTAAGGGGCACGCTGCAGCACCCAAAAGCTCTCAGTTTCTTTGTACAATCAG ATTTCATCAAGCCGCTTCTACAACTTCAGACAGACTCAAGTCTATTTGTTGCCTCAGCCGCCAATCACATGCTCGCCCACATCCTGCTCTTCTTTCAGCCGGTCTCACCTGCGGGAAGTAACGGGATTCATAAAAAAGACCAGTATGCAGAACGGAC CAACGCCAAGTACACTGCTGTTGTCGTGGCGATCTCGGAGTACCTAAAGGAGTCACTGGTGCccaaagagaaaacacagctACATCAGAGTCTGCAGATCCTCAAACTGCTGGCCCTGCTCCTCGCCCAGGCCAGGCCCCCGCTGCGTGATACGCTGCTGCGGACAGTAGCAGACTCTCTGCAGGAGCTGGTGACGGCAGGCTACAGTCAGCTCACACTGCCTCTGATGGACGTCATTCTGGCTGCAAACAG CAGCTCTGGCCCTGATGAATGTGTCGCCCGCCTTCTCTCATCCATGTTGAACGCCAACAAACCTGCTGACCTCATTCACGCTGCGGCTGCTTATCTCCGCAGAGGCCGTCT AGACGCTGTCCACACAGCTCAAGCTGCGAGAATACTGCTGTTACCCATCGATATTATTACTGGTCAGACTCTACTGGGCACCGACACTAAAG CAGCGGATGAGCATCGTGTTTTAATGGTAGAGCAGCTGAAGAATAAAACCTCCTGCGTCTCCATgatctgtgtctgtctgacaAACACACCACATATCACACTCGTG ccTCCTGACGTTCTCCTCACATGTCATCCAGCCTTTGTTGTCCTTGCAGTTCTGTCACTTTTAAGGATCTGCAGCGGTGACTCTTCGTCCTCACCCACCGGCTGTAGGGAGGTTTACAGGAATGTGATAGGCAGCGGCAAGGTTCAGAAATGTGCTCTAGAGGCTTTGACGGCTCTCAGCAGCAGCCCAG gagcGAAGGACAAGATGAACGAGGTGTTCACACTTCTGATACAATATCTGGACAATCCTGATTCTGACCCAACT GTGATACACAAGTCCTACAAAGCCTTAATAAAGTGGCTGAGTGTTTGCACAGACGTCTCCTCTATAACAGACCAGCTCAGACAAG ATCTCATCAGGGTCGTGCAGAAACGTGTGTGTGACATGCGTTGGGAGGTGAGAGACTCAACTGTGGAGTTTTTGGGACAACTGGCAGGTGTGCAAGTCTTCTTGAAATCAGCCGAAGAGGAGGCATGCAGGGCGTCTGAGGCGCTGCTGGGCGGCTGCAGTACCACTCCTCTCCTCAGGGAGGCACTGCAGGATCCAGAGAGTTATGTGAGAGCCAGTGCCACCTCTGCACTGGCACAGACACTGGCACACAGCtggcagcagggggcagcactCACTCAGGAGGAG ACTGAAATCGTGAACCGGCTGCTGGAAATTCTGTCTGAGGACACAGAGGGCTTCGCCAGGCGGGCGGTCGTACAATACTTCATTGCCTGGTTCTCTTCACGCTCCTCACACAAGCATCCATCGTCGTCTCTCCTCATGAACTCTGTGCACTCCGTCATCTCCAAAGGCAGCGTCGATCTGGACTGGGAGGTCAAGGTTCACACGCTGCAGctggctgagctgctgctggacGAAACCTTTTCAGGTCACCAGGGATACAAGAAGGGTTCAGACACAGATCCTGCCTCTCTACATCCGTACGGTGTGGTGTCTGACCAGGCGtacacactccacacacacaatcttcaACGGACAAACATGGAGGGTTCAGATTCGGCCGGAGCGTTGAGCAATCTAGTCGAGCAGGGAGTCTTCTCAGCGTTGTTGAGTGGTCTGGTTGACTGCGATAGACCCGTGGGTCTGAAGGCCTGTCGGCTCCTGATAACAGTCAGAGAAACAGTCTGCCCTCTGCCCCTCGATGCAActgctgccatggcaacagtaacCTGTGAGCTTCCTGGATGGGGCTGGGGGCAGGAGATCAGAAACATACTGggcaggaagaaaaacaatcagACAAAAGAGGCAGACATCGTGGTTGATTCTGGAGAGGACGGTGAGGTGGGAGAGGTTGGCGCGAGCGAGAGAGGTGACGGTTTGTGTGTCAGCGTGTGTGATGCGTTGAGGTGTCTGCAGTTAGACGAGACACTGGACGTTCTCACTCAAAGCAGCGACCACGTCCACAACTcgctcctctctctgctgcaggacaTACTGACCTCTAATGCCGCTCACACTCATTCAGACAAAGAACAAGGGGAAGAGGTCATAGTGGACTGctactga
- the LOC133994876 gene encoding GRB2-related adapter protein-like has product MEAVALFSFSATEADEISFQKGDVIKVTEMEDDSCWFTAEIQGKRGYVPENYISLLPHAWFAGSVSRLEAEQRLRWQDTGVFLVRESESAPGEFSVSVSYGDRVEHFRVLEGGGQYCIWDESFSSLNRLVDFYRTHSIAMEKMVCLKDPPSDTSPRLLSHRGRNPYPNPYISSSQESLPSARLYCPPSHPHRDTSPRLQEPALGKPRLAHALCDYTPPQTSHLHFLRGDIIDLLDCSGSLSWRGRCHGRVGVFPPDYVQPLYH; this is encoded by the exons ATGGAGGCGGTGgcacttttctctttctcagcaACAGAAGCGGACGAGATCAGCTTTCAGAAAGGAGACGTTatcaag gtGACAGAGATGGAGGATGATTCTTGCTGGTTCACAGCTGAGATCCAGGGGAAGCGCGGTTATGTGCCAGAAAACTacatttccctccttcctcatgc GTGGTTTGCAGGAAGCGTGTCGAGACTTGAGGCTGAGCAGCGGCTCCGCTGGCAGGACACTGGAGTCTTCCTGGTGCGGGAAAGTGAGTCAGCTCCAGGAgagttttctgtctctgttag CTACGGTGACCGGGTGGAACATTTCAGAGTGCTCGAGGGTGGCGGTCAGTACTGCATCTGGGACGAGTCCTTCTCTTCCCTCAACCGGTTGGTGGATTTCTACAGGACTCACAGCATCGCCATGGAGAAAATGGTCTGCCTCAAAGACCCTCCCTCAGACACGTCCCCTCGCCTGCTGTCCCACCGTGGACGTAACCCATATCCCAACCCCTATATAAGCAGCTCTCAGGAGTCCCTCCCCTCAGCACGCCTCTACTGTCCCCCCTCTCACCCACACAGAGATACCTCCCCACGTCTGCAGGAACCAGCTTTGGGG AAACCTCGCTTGGCTCATGCCCTCTGCGACTACACCCCGCCTCAAACCTCCCACCTCCACTTCCTGCGTGGTGACATCATCGACCTGCTGGACTGCTCTGGTTCGCTGAGCTGGAGAGGGCGCTGTCACGGACGAGTTGGAGTCTTTCCACCAGACTACGTCCAACCGCTGTACCACTGA